The following is a genomic window from Zalophus californianus isolate mZalCal1 chromosome 10, mZalCal1.pri.v2, whole genome shotgun sequence.
CTTGATTGCTTTGGGGGTGCATTTGACAAGTTACTGTAAGAAAGAGATGACTCCGAAAATAATTGGCCAGTTTTTAAGCAGAAATGGAAGAGatgggcgcgtgggtggctcagtcgttaagtgtctgccttcggctcagggcatgatcccagggtcctgggatcgagccccgcatcgggctccctgctccgcgggaagcctgcttccccctctcccactccccctgcttgtgttccctctctcgctgtgtccctctgtgtcaaataaataaaatctttaaaaaaaaaaaaaaaagaaagaaatggaagagattaTAGAAACCCCAGGAAGGTGATCTACATTTTTAACCAGTGAAAGATACAGTTGACAAGGCCCTTAAGCTGAAAAGTTTGAGTGAAATTCATCTTTGTGGCAAGGGTCTTATCAAGTGTATGGCTCTCATGCCTTTTGTAGAAACTTCTGAATTGGTCGGTGTGGTTCCCAGTAAAGCCTTTCAGTTAGTCAAGGTGATTCAGAAAAGCGAGATTAAGAGTACAACTCCCAAAGGAGTTAGTAGGTTCCATTTGCTTACAATTAAGTCTAAAGAGAGAGGCATGTCTGAAAAGAATTGTGGGTTTGGCAGTTAGCCCATAGAACTGACTGGAATCAAATAGATAAGAAGCTTCTTTCCCTCCACACAAAAAGCCACTAGGTTGGGTTTTTAAAAGACCATGAATGTTCAAGACCTTGAGGGTTCCCAAATTTCTATGGGCATGAAGGAGACGGAAAGCTGCTTTGCCTCAGAAGGGCATAATCTCCAATGTTTTCTCAAATGTGGCGAAGGAGAATAAACGGGAAAGGATGAGCTACTCTATGGGAACTAGGGAACTGGTCCCAGGAAGCAATCCCACTCCCAGGTAAAGGTGGGGGGCCTTTGCAACATCTGCTCAGCAGGATGTTGCAATTACTCTGGACCAGTAAGTGCTGTGTGTCTCCCATTCTTCCTTCTAAATGGGAGTGTTTACTGCTATTATCCTGTCCCTGTTCCACTTCATCTGTTGGATGTGtgtgaggaggtgggggcagagataacttgtgatgatgatgatgatggtgatgattttgGTTCATAGGTCTCTGGATCAAGAGAAGCCACCTCTGGACCTGATATAGAGACCATTAGTGGTCCTGGACTTGAGCCTAATGCCATGATTAGATGGGTCATTTGGGTGGTCTCCCTGGGGAAGGATATGTGTTTATTTTGCATGTAGAAGAAACACAAAGGCTGTATTTGTGACAGAGAAGGCAGACTAAGAGGATTTCACAATTGTTCAAAAACCTCATTCATTAACCCTCTCTGTGGGGCCCCGCCATATGAAAAGATTATATATCCCTACTCCACTGACATCAGCTTTGGGTGTGTGGCTTGCTTTAGGCCATGGAACTCGAGTTCCATGGAGTAACGTGTACCACTTCCAAGAGGAAGCTTTTAAGAGCCATCATGGGGCCTGacacctttcttctcttctctgtcttgaGATTGAAAATTCCAGATTGAAGCTGTTCCTTCAGACTAGATTCTGGAATGAAGATGATGTAGAACAGAGCCACAGCTGTCCCATGGAAGATGTTGGCTCATAATATCCTCAGGAGCTTCCCAAGTGAAATCCGAAACCAGCCCCTGTACACAGAGAGCACGGAGAGATCGAACAAAGAGGCAGGCCACTGCAGATCGGTACATGGCGGGGTTAAGAAGCAAGGGgacttgaggcgcctgggtggctcagttggttaagcgactgccttcagctcaggtcatgatcctggagtctcaggattgagtcccgcatcaggctccctgctcagcggagagtctgcttctccctctgaccctcccccctctcatgtctctctctctcaaataaataaaatcttaaaaaaaaaaaaaagaagcaaggggACTTACATgcaaggcttgtcttgggcagccaccagatgagtagatctctgcacctcctcccaccaagtcttttttttttttcagctcccaccaaatcttaaaaatttatatagaggccttgggtgcctggctggctcaccgggcgtggagccttcttaaaaaaaaatgttttatatagagccttaactgggttcaggcATGTATaccatccagatggtctcaaaAGCACAGTGCTCTCTCAAAGCTGCATTCTTGGGGCAGTCTCTGGGCGCAGGGAAGGCAagtacattccaaggacaggggaggggtaTGAGGAACCTTTGATTATGGGGGTGCTGCTCACAGGTCTACTGGCAGTGATATCCTCTCGGTGACTTCCCCCAACAGAGGACATGGAATATGAGTGAGAAAAACACATTTGGGGCGGCAGCTCCAGAGCAGAGTACAAACTGCGGCGGCTGGAGTCATGGCAGGGCAggcgtttatttatttatttatttttaaagattttacttatttatttgacagagaaagacacagtgagagagggaacacaagcagggggagtgggagagggagaagcaggcttcccgcggagcagggagcctgacatggggctcgatcccaggacccagggagcacgacctgagccgaaggcagacgctcaacgactgagccacccaggcgccccagggcaggCGTTTAGAAAGTTTCTTCCCCTCTTTGACCGAGTTTTAGTTGAAAGGAGTGCAGCTGAAACTGTAACCAAAGGAGGTATTAtgcttccagaaaaatctcaaggaaCAGTGTTGCAAGCAACAGTAGTAGCTGTTGGATCCCGCTCTAAAGGAAAGGGTGGGGAGATTCAACCAGTTAGCGTGAAAGTTGAAGATAAAGTTCTCCCAGAATATGGAGGTACCAAATTAGTTCTAGATGACaaggattatttcttatttagagaTGGTGACATTCTTGGAAAGTATGTGGACTGAAATCATTACTAAAATGGCACGAAGTGAAGCTGCCCATTCCAGTGAAGTTGTGAAATCTCTCATcatgtaaataattttcatttctctcttttataataaactaatgGTATCCAAACTAATAATATCCAGTGTCTCTAAAATTTAGTTTTAGTGTACTGATATaaacattagcaaataaaaaaaataaaagaaaaacacatttgttgTGAGCCACTGAAATTTTGGGATGGTTGTTATTGCAGTGTAATTTGATCCTAGCTGACTGATAAAAGCTCCCTCCATGTTGCAGAGATTCTCTATTCAGGtctcctttcctattttttttttttaaagatttcattatttatttgagacagagagcacagagggagagtgtgagggagaagcagattccccacccaGCAgacagcctgatgcggggctcgatcccaggaccctgagatcatgacctgagctgaaggcagacgcttaaccgactgagccacccaggcgccccgtagtTCTCCTTTCCTATCATCAAGACAATGACATACCAAAATGAGCTGCAGTGGCTCTCTAAGGTCTGAGGCTTGCCCCTTGTTTGGAGATATTTACCCTCAGGTCCAGTGAGCCTTCTTGATTCTTGCTGGTTCTTGGCAACTTGTGGTAGCTGCTTATGTGAACTAGAAAAACATCTGGGGGATGGGGCCCCAGACCTTCTAGCGTCAACTTGGTGCCTAGTAAATGCCAATCTCACATATGTTCTAAGACCACCATGGCACCATTACAAGGGACTTgtccaaaaggaaaaacaatagaACCCAAACTTGCCTTAATTGCATGGATGTCTGCCCTTCCAAGAAGCCCCAACATGATGGATAATAAGTGGAAATTCTGTATTTTTGCCTATGGGTACATCTGCATGAAAGAGAGACCCAAACTAACCATGGCTTACACAAGGCaggagtttatttctctcttataCAAAAGTCCAAATTAGTATGGTGGGTCTTTGCATGAAGTCATCAGGAccaatgaataataataaaaatttttaaaggttttatttatttgacagagagagagcgcaagcagggggagtggcgggcagagggagaaggagaagcagacgcccagcttagcaaggagcccaatgtggggctcgatcccaggaccctgggatcatgacctgagccaaaggcagacgcttaaccaactgagccacccaggcgccccaataataaattcttttatttatcttgttttcgTTCCATCCCTGGGATATTGCCCTCACCCACATGGTCTAAGATGGTCCCTCACCACTTCCACAGTTTAGCCCTTGTGAAGCAGAAAAGTCAAGGGGGTGGCTTATTCTTTACCCTAAATTGCAGAAGTTGCACTGAGAATTTCTGCTGTAATCCTATTGACCAGAATGTAGTCACATGGCCAAGAAATACAATCTTCACCCTGGGCAAGCTTTTTGTCCGGATAAAAGTTCTAGGGGACCTGGGCAACTACTCCCAGGAAACAAGCTAACCTTGGAAGGATGAATATTGGGGGACCATCAGCAGTCACAGCCCCACACTACCCGTGTTAACCCATCCCAATTGTATTAATGTCCTATTACTCCTGTTACAAAGTACTACAaacgtagtggcttaaaacaacacgcATTTATGCTTTTACAGCTCCGGAGATCAGAAATCCAAAATtagtttcactgggctaaagtcaaggagttggcagggctggctccttctggaggaactgtttgcttgcctttttttttttttttttaagattttattt
Proteins encoded in this region:
- the LOC113932105 gene encoding 10 kDa heat shock protein, mitochondrial-like is translated as MELEFHGVTYPRTQGARPEPKADAQRLSHPGAPGQAFRKFLPLFDRVLVERSAAETVTKGGIMLPEKSQGTVLQATVVAVGSRSKGKGGEIQPVSVKVEDKVLPEYGGTKLVLDDKDYFLFRDGDILGKYVD